Proteins from a genomic interval of Amycolatopsis sp. cg13:
- a CDS encoding dioxygenase, with translation MDFTETTAEQAVLDSFAATADPRLKEILSAVTRHLHALVRELRPTMTEWEQAVEFLTDVGQTCDATRQEFVLLSDVLGVSMLVETLNDSDGGTEATVLGPFHLTDSPERELGDSIDLLGSGTPCVITGTVRAVDGTPLPNASVDIWQCTEDGFYDVQQPDVQPPGNGRGRFRTDENGKFWFRTVVPSHYPIPTDGPVGRLLNTTGRHPYRPAHVHVIAEAAGHESLTTHMFVADSPYLDSDAVFAVKRSLITEFADRGDHREAHFDIRLTPDGDRP, from the coding sequence GTGGACTTCACCGAAACCACTGCCGAACAAGCCGTTTTGGACAGCTTCGCGGCCACCGCCGACCCACGGCTCAAGGAAATTCTGTCGGCCGTCACCAGGCATCTGCACGCACTCGTGCGGGAACTGCGCCCGACAATGACGGAGTGGGAGCAGGCGGTCGAGTTCCTCACCGACGTCGGCCAGACGTGCGACGCCACCCGGCAGGAATTCGTGCTGCTGTCCGACGTGCTCGGGGTGTCGATGCTGGTCGAAACCCTCAACGACAGCGACGGCGGCACCGAGGCGACCGTACTCGGCCCGTTCCACCTGACCGATTCTCCAGAACGCGAACTGGGCGACTCGATCGACCTGCTCGGCAGCGGAACCCCGTGCGTGATCACCGGAACCGTCCGCGCTGTCGACGGCACACCGCTCCCCAACGCGAGCGTCGACATCTGGCAATGCACCGAGGACGGCTTCTATGACGTCCAGCAGCCCGACGTGCAACCGCCCGGCAACGGACGCGGCCGCTTCCGCACGGACGAGAACGGGAAATTCTGGTTCCGCACAGTCGTCCCCAGCCACTACCCGATCCCCACCGACGGCCCGGTCGGCCGCCTGCTGAACACGACCGGACGGCACCCGTACCGCCCGGCGCACGTCCACGTGATCGCCGAAGCCGCCGGGCACGAGTCGCTGACCACGCACATGTTCGTCGCGGACAGTCCTTATCTCGACAGCGACGCGGTGTTCGCCGTGAAGCGAAGCCTGATCACCGAATTCGCTGACCGCGGCGACCACCGCGAAGCCCACTTCGACATTCGCCTCACCCCGGACGGGGACCGTCCATGA
- a CDS encoding alpha/beta hydrolase family protein, with protein sequence MSLTEALWRALPPTRLLDGGMDYADVLALRTRTAAGQPWHVAAEELADVRLARDPANPVTALAELRYAAADLLFAQMAFNFDEPRKVALYDRFTSVVARAAELATPRWERVETPFENGTLFGWLVRPPGPIAGTVVVFGGQSGWGATYLPIADALARRGMAALLAEGPGQGETRMRGGILLDVEVRAAYSTFVDHAPSDRVGLWGNSMGGLYAATTAASDDRVTAVCVNGAPAAPRLLGFRTFDEQACAMLGTRDRQAVQDNFDRLAFKPEDRIGGDLLVLHGGEDPIVRLEEQKPFLAAAEGRADLKQWDDGEHTIYNHAAERTAYVADWFADRFREQKD encoded by the coding sequence ATGAGCTTGACCGAGGCGCTTTGGCGCGCCTTGCCGCCGACCCGGCTGCTGGACGGCGGCATGGACTACGCCGACGTCCTCGCCCTGCGGACCCGCACCGCCGCCGGGCAACCGTGGCACGTCGCGGCCGAGGAACTCGCTGACGTCCGGCTCGCCCGGGATCCCGCGAATCCGGTCACCGCGTTGGCGGAATTGCGTTACGCCGCAGCGGATCTGCTCTTCGCGCAAATGGCGTTCAACTTCGACGAGCCACGCAAAGTCGCGCTCTACGACCGGTTCACGTCCGTCGTCGCGCGCGCCGCCGAACTCGCGACGCCGCGCTGGGAACGGGTGGAAACACCGTTCGAGAACGGAACACTGTTCGGTTGGCTGGTCCGCCCGCCCGGTCCGATCGCCGGAACCGTCGTGGTGTTCGGCGGCCAAAGCGGCTGGGGCGCAACGTATCTCCCGATCGCCGACGCACTCGCCCGGCGCGGGATGGCCGCGTTGCTCGCCGAAGGCCCCGGCCAAGGCGAGACGCGGATGCGCGGCGGAATCCTGCTGGACGTCGAGGTTCGGGCCGCGTACTCGACCTTCGTCGATCACGCTCCGAGCGACCGCGTTGGCTTGTGGGGCAACAGCATGGGCGGCCTCTACGCCGCCACCACCGCGGCGTCCGACGACCGGGTGACCGCGGTCTGTGTCAACGGCGCACCCGCCGCTCCGCGCCTGCTGGGCTTCCGGACGTTCGACGAACAAGCCTGCGCCATGCTCGGCACCCGGGACCGCCAAGCCGTCCAAGACAACTTCGACCGGCTCGCGTTCAAGCCGGAGGACCGGATCGGCGGCGATCTGCTCGTCCTGCACGGCGGCGAGGACCCCATTGTGCGCCTTGAAGAACAGAAACCGTTCCTGGCCGCCGCCGAGGGTCGCGCGGACCTGAAGCAGTGGGACGACGGCGAGCACACGATCTACAACCACGCGGCCGAACGCACTGCCTACGTCGCCGATTGGTTCGCCGACCGCTTCCGCGAACAGAAAGACTGA
- a CDS encoding bifunctional 3-(3-hydroxy-phenyl)propionate/3-hydroxycinnamic acid hydroxylase: MHHDFDVAIVGYGPTGLVLASALGKKGHRVAVFERWPGLYGLPRLTHIDGETARIVQATGDLDHALRDALPLPHYRYLSADGEQLIELDWRGTSCGHPAHLSIYQPDIEDAIDQHVRATGNVEVNQGWAVVNLRAEADGVQLTARPWSKDRTGQWSHSGEERTVTAKYLVGADGAGSFVRATLGIERSDTGVHDQWLNIDTERLRPLPERFSRVTQFCDPARGHMYMPIGRSRQRFELAVLPGEDVAAYEDPEFAWRWLGEKHGLGRADVRILRQVVYTFQGRIAESWRRGRVLLAGDAAHTTPPYLGQGACSGMRDGITLGWKLDLVLRGLAGDQLLDTYEAERKPHATAIADISTALGKVANTHDLAEAAARDDAFRSGNVPPPPPFPTIVAGVVHPDSPLAGTLAPQGMVRGPSGEGRFDDVVGGGFTLVSQTDPAGVLDAEQQGFLSRIGVTIATVASGAVEDVDGTYQRWFSSTGTEAFLSRPDFHLFWAGDLAELPFAVDQLRQQLSTAVPA; encoded by the coding sequence ATGCACCACGACTTCGACGTCGCAATCGTGGGCTACGGACCGACCGGGCTGGTCCTCGCCTCGGCACTCGGCAAGAAGGGCCACCGCGTCGCGGTGTTCGAACGCTGGCCCGGCCTGTACGGGCTGCCCCGGCTGACCCACATCGACGGCGAGACCGCGCGGATCGTCCAGGCGACCGGCGACCTGGACCACGCCCTGCGCGACGCCCTTCCGCTGCCGCACTACCGCTACCTGAGCGCGGACGGCGAGCAGCTCATCGAACTCGACTGGCGGGGCACGTCGTGCGGGCACCCGGCGCATCTGTCGATCTACCAGCCGGACATCGAGGACGCGATCGACCAGCACGTGCGAGCGACCGGGAACGTCGAGGTCAACCAGGGCTGGGCGGTCGTGAACCTCCGCGCGGAGGCCGACGGGGTGCAGCTGACCGCTCGCCCGTGGTCGAAGGACCGCACCGGCCAGTGGTCCCACTCCGGTGAAGAGCGCACTGTCACGGCGAAGTACCTCGTGGGCGCGGACGGAGCCGGCAGCTTCGTGCGAGCTACCTTGGGCATCGAGCGCAGCGACACCGGCGTACACGACCAATGGCTCAACATCGACACCGAGCGGCTGCGGCCGTTGCCGGAGCGGTTCAGCCGGGTGACCCAGTTCTGCGATCCGGCGCGCGGTCACATGTACATGCCGATCGGCCGGAGCAGGCAGCGGTTCGAGCTGGCGGTGCTGCCCGGCGAGGACGTCGCGGCGTATGAGGACCCGGAGTTCGCCTGGCGCTGGCTCGGCGAAAAACACGGTCTCGGCCGCGCGGACGTCCGGATTCTGCGGCAGGTCGTGTACACCTTCCAGGGCCGGATCGCGGAATCCTGGCGGCGCGGGCGGGTGCTGCTCGCCGGGGACGCCGCGCACACCACGCCGCCCTACCTCGGGCAGGGCGCGTGCTCGGGCATGCGCGACGGAATCACGCTGGGCTGGAAGCTCGACCTCGTCCTGCGCGGCCTCGCCGGGGACCAGCTGCTCGACACCTACGAGGCGGAACGCAAACCGCACGCCACCGCGATCGCTGACATCTCCACCGCGCTGGGCAAGGTCGCCAACACCCACGACCTGGCCGAAGCAGCCGCCCGCGACGATGCGTTCCGCAGCGGGAACGTTCCGCCGCCACCGCCGTTTCCGACCATCGTCGCCGGAGTGGTCCACCCGGACAGCCCGTTGGCTGGAACGCTTGCGCCGCAAGGGATGGTGCGCGGACCGTCCGGCGAGGGCCGGTTCGACGATGTCGTCGGCGGCGGCTTCACTCTGGTATCTCAGACCGACCCCGCTGGTGTGCTCGACGCGGAACAGCAGGGGTTCCTGTCCCGGATCGGAGTGACGATCGCGACCGTCGCATCCGGTGCCGTCGAGGACGTCGACGGGACTTATCAGCGGTGGTTCTCCTCGACCGGGACGGAAGCGTTCCTCAGCCGTCCGGATTTCCATCTCTTCTGGGCCGGCGACCTCGCCGAATTGCCGTTTGCGGTGGACCAGCTCCGGCAGCAGCTCAGCACGGCGGTGCCCGCATGA